A stretch of Shewanella dokdonensis DNA encodes these proteins:
- a CDS encoding D-2-hydroxyacid dehydrogenase — protein MTEALKIVVLDGYTLNPGDLSWDALAQLGQLQVYDRTTVAETVARAQGAQILLTNKTILDAATLKQLPDVKYIGVLATGYNVVDLKAAAAQGIVVTNVPAYGPDAVAQMVFAHILHHTQQVASHHAAVARGDWSNSIDFCFTLAPLTSLSGKTLGVVGYGDIGSQVVRIGLALGMKVLLHTRSPRTGLPEGVTQVDLPMLYQQADVISLHCPLSDATAGMINKDSLALMKPGVILINTARGGLVDEAALAEALHAGRIRAGVDVLSSEPPKADNPLITAPNISITPHNAWATTEARQKLMDIAINNVVAYLQGKTQNQVN, from the coding sequence ATGACCGAGGCACTCAAGATTGTGGTACTTGATGGCTACACCCTCAACCCCGGTGATCTTTCTTGGGACGCACTGGCACAGTTAGGCCAATTACAGGTATATGATCGAACTACCGTGGCCGAGACTGTTGCTAGAGCCCAGGGCGCGCAAATTCTATTGACCAATAAAACCATATTGGATGCCGCCACCTTAAAGCAACTACCGGATGTGAAATATATTGGCGTGTTGGCTACCGGTTACAATGTGGTGGATCTTAAAGCGGCAGCGGCACAGGGCATTGTGGTAACTAATGTGCCTGCTTATGGCCCCGATGCCGTAGCGCAGATGGTGTTTGCCCATATTCTGCATCATACCCAGCAGGTGGCGAGTCATCATGCAGCGGTCGCGCGTGGCGATTGGAGCAACAGCATCGATTTCTGCTTTACCCTCGCGCCATTGACATCGCTCAGTGGCAAAACATTGGGGGTGGTGGGGTACGGTGATATCGGCTCACAAGTGGTGCGCATTGGTCTGGCATTGGGGATGAAAGTCTTGTTGCACACCCGTTCGCCACGCACAGGCCTACCAGAAGGTGTGACACAAGTGGATTTGCCAATGCTATATCAGCAAGCGGATGTCATATCGCTGCACTGTCCATTGAGCGATGCTACCGCCGGGATGATCAATAAAGACAGTTTGGCGCTGATGAAACCTGGGGTCATTCTGATCAATACCGCTCGTGGCGGACTGGTGGATGAAGCGGCCTTGGCAGAAGCGCTGCATGCTGGGCGCATTCGGGCAGGTGTCGATGTGTTATCTAGCGAACCACCCAAAGCCGATAATCCGTTGATCACCGCGCCGAATATCAGCATTACGCCACACAATGCTTGGGCAACGACCGAAGCTCGCCAAAAGCTGATGGATATCGCGATCAATAATGTGGTGGCCTACTTACAGGGTAAAACCCAGAATCAGGTCAACTAA